In Brevibacillus brevis NBRC 100599, a single genomic region encodes these proteins:
- a CDS encoding helix-turn-helix domain-containing protein, translating into MAVKGHKCKHYPESLKVEAVRLHVEEGWSYRKIAEHLGVQDKYRVRTWMRKYRENGDASFKDGRGNPHRVETEQDREIRRLQLEVDVLKKWLQILNREGCKTSTSSLTS; encoded by the coding sequence ATGGCAGTGAAAGGACACAAATGTAAACATTATCCAGAATCACTCAAGGTAGAAGCGGTTCGCTTGCACGTGGAAGAAGGATGGAGCTACAGAAAGATTGCAGAACACCTAGGGGTCCAGGATAAATACCGCGTCAGAACTTGGATGAGAAAGTATCGTGAAAATGGAGATGCATCATTCAAGGACGGGCGTGGAAATCCTCATCGGGTTGAAACGGAGCAGGACCGGGAAATTCGGCGTCTACAACTGGAGGTAGATGTCTTAAAAAAGTGGTTACAAATCTTGAATCGGGAGGGTTGCAAAACAAGCACATCGTCGTTGACGAGCTAA
- a CDS encoding IS3 family transposase, translating into MQNKHIVVDELRDKRSVQELCACLGISRSGYYAYVKRKDDDPDEHLKRKIRSIYEERDKTVGYRRVQDELYRQYNLKVNHKKVLRLMQELGMQAIIRRKYIHRTSYETAVSDGRITENLLQRNFTAEGPNQKWVTDVTQFRVFDHRIYLSAIKDLWNNEIVAYHLSQRNDNPLVLETFKKAFEKQKDVAGLIVHSDQGYQYTSHAYHDMLPKVGAQISMSRRGNCYDNASMESFFSHLKVEALYPYDIRSIEEAQRRIEEFILFYNEKRAQRKLNKLTPVEYRRQLIA; encoded by the coding sequence TTGCAAAACAAGCACATCGTCGTTGACGAGCTAAGGGACAAACGAAGCGTTCAAGAACTGTGCGCTTGTTTAGGTATAAGCCGAAGCGGTTACTATGCGTATGTGAAACGCAAGGACGATGATCCCGACGAACATCTCAAACGCAAAATCAGAAGCATTTATGAAGAACGGGACAAGACGGTTGGCTATCGTCGTGTCCAGGACGAGTTATACCGCCAATATAACCTGAAAGTAAATCACAAGAAAGTGCTACGTCTCATGCAGGAGCTAGGCATGCAGGCAATCATCCGTCGTAAATACATCCACCGTACCAGTTATGAAACGGCTGTGTCGGATGGCAGAATCACGGAAAATTTGCTGCAACGGAATTTCACTGCGGAAGGGCCTAATCAAAAGTGGGTAACGGATGTCACACAGTTTCGGGTATTTGACCATCGGATTTACTTATCTGCTATAAAAGATCTATGGAACAATGAGATTGTCGCTTATCATCTAAGCCAGCGTAACGATAATCCACTTGTGTTAGAAACCTTCAAGAAAGCATTTGAAAAACAAAAAGACGTGGCTGGATTGATCGTTCACAGCGATCAAGGGTACCAGTACACGTCCCATGCTTACCACGACATGCTGCCAAAGGTTGGAGCCCAAATCAGCATGTCACGCCGAGGCAATTGTTATGACAACGCCTCTATGGAGAGCTTCTTTTCGCATCTGAAAGTTGAAGCACTCTATCCCTATGATATCCGAAGTATAGAGGAAGCACAAAGGCGAATAGAAGAATTTATTCTCTTTTATAACGAGAAAAGAGCACAACGAAAACTAAATAAGCTGACGCCGGTTGAATACCGACGTCAGCTTATAGCCTAG
- a CDS encoding AAA family ATPase: MKQAGAIPQTEVLESSSSNNRIQVVFNRPVSVKQLNTLPEIVRTTSSSNLTTVFEELESLIGLHEAKKTIYEIYALIKMNKARERHGLKIEKQVFHMVFKGNPGTGKTTIARLFGKIFKEMGVLTKGHLTEVERADLVGEFIGHTAQKTRDLVKKAMGGILFIDEAYSLARGGEKDFGKEAVDCLTKCLEDFGNDFVCIIAGYNDEIDTFLELNPGLPSRFPVHINFADYEVDELMEIANVMAKNKEYRISAEASEKLRRRLLTVTSDPFQVNFSNARYVRNNIEKAIRVQAVRLLKIPDPTRDDLMNLKSEDFSI; this comes from the coding sequence GTGAAGCAAGCAGGAGCCATTCCTCAAACTGAGGTGCTCGAATCTTCAAGTAGTAATAATCGAATTCAAGTTGTATTCAATCGTCCAGTAAGTGTTAAACAGCTAAATACTTTACCTGAAATAGTTCGTACCACGTCGAGTTCAAATTTAACAACTGTTTTTGAAGAACTAGAAAGCCTGATTGGTTTACATGAAGCCAAGAAAACGATTTATGAAATTTATGCGCTCATCAAAATGAATAAAGCAAGGGAACGACACGGGCTTAAAATTGAGAAGCAAGTTTTTCATATGGTTTTTAAAGGAAATCCCGGTACTGGGAAAACAACAATTGCCCGCCTTTTCGGAAAGATTTTTAAGGAAATGGGTGTTTTAACGAAGGGCCACCTAACTGAAGTTGAACGTGCAGACCTCGTTGGTGAATTTATTGGGCACACGGCACAAAAGACCCGTGATCTTGTTAAGAAAGCCATGGGAGGAATACTGTTTATCGATGAGGCCTACTCTTTAGCTCGTGGCGGCGAAAAAGACTTTGGGAAAGAGGCTGTAGATTGCCTTACAAAATGCCTTGAGGACTTCGGCAATGATTTCGTCTGTATCATTGCTGGGTACAACGATGAAATCGATACATTTCTTGAGTTAAATCCGGGACTGCCTTCACGTTTTCCCGTCCACATCAACTTTGCTGATTATGAGGTGGATGAGTTGATGGAAATTGCAAATGTAATGGCAAAGAACAAGGAGTACAGAATCTCTGCTGAAGCAAGTGAAAAACTGAGAAGAAGACTGCTAACAGTAACGAGTGATCCGTTTCAAGTAAATTTCAGTAATGCAAGATATGTACGAAATAATATTGAAAAGGCAATACGTGTGCAAGCCGTTAGATTGCTCAAAATTCCTGACCCAACCCGTGATGATTTAATGAATTTGAAGTCTGAGGATTTTTCCATTTAA
- a CDS encoding DUF4184 family protein, whose amino-acid sequence MPFTFAHPAIVLPLRKCKWFSFSALVFGSMAPDFEYFFRMQPFSVYSHTMLGLWVVDLPIAILLAFLYQYVVKKPMLARLPEWMGRGLDYTNKGSRMPAWKMAIVFVYSAIIGSLSHIAWDAFTHDGGRMVDHFLFLQQSISFAYYHVPVYKLLQHSSTLFGGLAILYVIGRRARRNRQIVMRQVPVLEKWLFWFGVGLFGIVTVFLHAFVVKGISPLIHPLQQVVPFLSGSLLGIVVFCFALDRLRLKK is encoded by the coding sequence ATGCCTTTTACTTTTGCTCATCCGGCTATTGTACTACCGTTACGCAAATGCAAGTGGTTTTCGTTCTCTGCCCTTGTTTTTGGCAGTATGGCACCCGATTTTGAGTATTTTTTCCGGATGCAGCCATTCAGCGTGTACAGTCACACCATGCTCGGATTGTGGGTGGTTGATTTGCCCATCGCGATCCTATTAGCGTTTTTGTACCAATACGTGGTCAAAAAGCCGATGCTTGCACGGTTGCCAGAGTGGATGGGGCGAGGGCTGGACTACACAAACAAGGGAAGCAGAATGCCAGCGTGGAAAATGGCAATTGTATTTGTATACTCCGCGATAATCGGCAGTTTGAGTCATATCGCATGGGACGCCTTCACGCATGACGGTGGTCGTATGGTTGACCACTTCTTGTTCTTGCAACAATCCATCTCGTTCGCTTATTATCACGTGCCCGTTTACAAGCTGCTACAGCACAGTAGTACCCTTTTCGGCGGCTTGGCCATATTGTATGTGATTGGGCGAAGAGCGCGGAGAAACAGACAGATCGTCATGAGACAGGTACCTGTTTTGGAAAAATGGTTGTTCTGGTTCGGAGTGGGGTTATTTGGGATCGTGACGGTCTTTTTACACGCGTTTGTGGTAAAAGGAATTTCACCCCTCATCCATCCTTTGCAGCAAGTTGTCCCGTTTCTCTCGGGATCACTGCTTGGAATCGTGGTGTTTTGCTTCGCTTTGGACAGGCTCAGATTGAAAAAGTAG
- the infC gene encoding translation initiation factor IF-3 — MILNEKIKAAVVHVTGVNGEDLGIISTKEALQLAKDQGVDLVCLSLASSPPPCQLVNRTNYKEQVIQENAKNRKAEKGVKIKEIRLSAYIEDHDYDTKKRQAERILSSGDAVQLTVKLEKKESQEAKRLIEQLIKDLAHCGKQDKGIQVSGKQVVANLLPL, encoded by the coding sequence ATGATCCTGAACGAAAAAATAAAAGCGGCTGTCGTGCATGTAACAGGAGTAAACGGGGAAGATCTCGGAATCATCTCCACAAAAGAAGCGCTACAACTGGCAAAAGACCAGGGAGTGGACCTCGTCTGTCTTTCTTTGGCTTCAAGTCCGCCGCCTTGTCAGTTAGTGAATCGAACGAACTATAAGGAACAGGTTATCCAGGAAAACGCCAAAAACCGGAAAGCTGAAAAAGGCGTAAAAATAAAAGAAATTCGTCTAAGTGCCTACATTGAAGACCATGATTACGATACGAAAAAAAGACAGGCAGAACGAATTCTTTCATCCGGAGATGCCGTGCAGCTGACTGTAAAATTGGAAAAAAAGGAAAGTCAGGAAGCCAAGCGATTAATTGAGCAGCTCATCAAAGATCTGGCTCATTGCGGAAAACAGGATAAAGGGATTCAAGTAAGCGGCAAGCAGGTAGTTGCCAATCTATTGCCGCTCTAA
- a CDS encoding MarR family winged helix-turn-helix transcriptional regulator: MVEFSYATALTHSASHVMKMHRQNVEFLIQKYDVYPGQPILLMRLIEKDGMIQSELARKIGVKPATLTVMINRMAKSGLVERREDERDQRISRVYLTDKGRMATKHVKEVLRVIEENCFIGFSEEEKDVLRGLLDRMHSNLQAYYLQNTQPTSEL, translated from the coding sequence TTGGTGGAGTTCAGTTATGCAACCGCATTAACCCATTCTGCATCGCATGTAATGAAAATGCATCGGCAAAATGTAGAATTTCTGATTCAGAAATACGACGTCTATCCCGGCCAGCCCATTCTCTTGATGCGCTTGATTGAAAAGGATGGAATGATACAAAGCGAATTGGCCCGAAAAATCGGGGTAAAGCCCGCTACGCTTACCGTCATGATTAATCGGATGGCCAAATCGGGACTTGTCGAGCGCAGAGAAGACGAACGGGACCAACGTATCTCCCGCGTTTATCTTACCGACAAAGGTCGGATGGCTACCAAGCATGTCAAAGAAGTATTACGCGTCATTGAGGAAAACTGCTTCATCGGATTCTCAGAGGAAGAAAAGGATGTATTGCGTGGCTTGCTCGATCGCATGCACAGCAACCTTCAAGCATATTACTTGCAAAATACGCAACCCACTTCTGAGCTGTAG
- a CDS encoding multidrug effflux MFS transporter: MNHMAKELDPSSLTGNKSRRLWMAAILGSLSAFGPLSLDMYLPALPMLADDLQTSTSMTQLSLTACMLGLSIGQLFAGPISDVRGRRIPLIIGLILYAVSSFLCAVAPSIYTFVLLRFVQGLAGSAGIVIARATVRDLYAGTELTKFFALLMLINGIAPIAAPIVGGQILEFTTWHGVFVVLGLIGAIMFLVVLLALPETLPQDRRSKAGIGNTLATFGTLLKDRVFMGYAVTQGLVTAAMFAYIAGSPFVFQKIFEVSPQTFSLIFAINGVGIIIASQITGKLAGKVKETSLFIAGITIAGVGGILLLAMILLQAGLIAVLVPLFFVVSSVGIVGATGFSLAMQNQSKAAGSASALQGLLSFISGGIVAPLVGISGEHTAVPMGIIIALSTIGAIVCYVVMVRRSSSAS, from the coding sequence GTGAATCATATGGCAAAAGAACTTGATCCCTCTTCTCTGACTGGCAACAAATCACGACGGCTGTGGATGGCTGCGATTCTAGGATCGCTTTCTGCCTTTGGCCCACTGTCCTTAGATATGTATTTACCTGCACTTCCTATGCTTGCCGATGATTTGCAGACGAGCACCTCCATGACCCAGCTTAGTTTGACAGCATGCATGCTCGGCCTGTCCATCGGTCAATTATTCGCAGGACCGATCAGCGACGTACGTGGTCGAAGAATCCCTTTGATTATTGGACTCATTTTGTATGCGGTCTCTTCCTTTTTGTGTGCGGTAGCTCCCTCTATTTATACGTTCGTCTTACTTCGCTTCGTACAAGGTCTTGCTGGTTCTGCTGGAATTGTTATCGCCCGCGCTACGGTTCGCGATTTGTACGCAGGGACAGAACTGACGAAGTTTTTCGCTCTCTTGATGCTCATTAACGGGATCGCTCCGATTGCGGCACCTATCGTAGGGGGACAAATCCTGGAATTTACGACCTGGCACGGCGTGTTTGTCGTACTGGGTCTGATTGGCGCTATCATGTTTCTCGTCGTGCTGCTCGCTCTTCCAGAAACATTGCCACAAGATCGCCGCTCCAAAGCGGGAATCGGCAATACACTGGCGACCTTTGGTACCTTGCTGAAGGATCGCGTTTTCATGGGTTACGCCGTGACGCAGGGGCTGGTGACTGCTGCTATGTTTGCCTACATCGCCGGTTCGCCCTTTGTGTTTCAAAAAATATTTGAAGTGTCTCCACAAACGTTTAGTCTGATTTTCGCGATTAATGGTGTCGGCATTATTATCGCGAGTCAAATCACTGGGAAGCTGGCAGGTAAAGTGAAAGAAACTTCCTTGTTCATTGCCGGGATTACTATTGCGGGAGTCGGCGGAATCCTCCTTCTGGCAATGATTCTCCTACAAGCTGGGCTTATTGCTGTGCTCGTTCCCCTATTCTTTGTCGTATCCAGTGTAGGGATTGTGGGCGCAACAGGCTTTTCCCTTGCCATGCAAAATCAAAGCAAGGCGGCAGGAAGTGCATCTGCTCTCCAGGGGCTACTTTCCTTCATTAGCGGCGGAATTGTTGCGCCACTTGTGGGAATCAGTGGCGAGCATACCGCAGTACCGATGGGGATCATCATTGCGCTTTCTACAATCGGCGCCATTGTCTGTTACGTAGTCATGGTTCGCCGGAGTTCTTCAGCATCCTGA
- a CDS encoding VOC family protein: MALRLIPYIVLDGTASEAISFYEGALGAEVLFKQTFGEMPENPEFPLPAEAKNRIGHATIRVGETEMMFSDIFPGQPHQPGDQVTICISTDDKEQSHKIFNALQEGGQVIMPLQETFFSPAYGNVKDKFGITFQIYTNNHCME; the protein is encoded by the coding sequence ATGGCATTGCGTTTGATTCCTTACATCGTTTTGGACGGTACTGCAAGTGAAGCGATCAGCTTTTACGAGGGTGCGCTAGGTGCTGAAGTGCTATTCAAGCAAACCTTCGGTGAAATGCCGGAAAATCCGGAGTTCCCATTACCTGCAGAAGCCAAGAATCGTATCGGGCATGCTACTATTCGCGTCGGTGAAACTGAAATGATGTTTTCCGATATCTTTCCAGGTCAACCGCATCAGCCTGGTGATCAAGTGACCATCTGCATCTCGACCGATGATAAAGAACAATCTCATAAGATTTTTAATGCCCTGCAAGAAGGCGGTCAAGTGATTATGCCTCTGCAAGAAACGTTCTTCAGCCCAGCATACGGCAATGTGAAGGACAAGTTCGGCATTACGTTCCAAATTTACACGAATAATCATTGCATGGAGTAA
- the hfq gene encoding RNA chaperone Hfq — translation MKQTINIQDTFLNHLRKENIAVTIYLVNGFQLRGYIKAFDNFTIVIDSEGKQQLVYKHAISTFTPQRPVSLMSQENNQQ, via the coding sequence ATGAAACAGACGATCAACATTCAAGATACGTTCTTGAATCATTTGCGGAAAGAAAACATCGCGGTTACCATTTACCTTGTGAATGGATTTCAATTGCGCGGGTATATTAAAGCATTCGATAATTTCACGATTGTGATTGATAGCGAAGGCAAGCAACAATTAGTATACAAGCATGCGATCTCCACTTTCACTCCGCAACGCCCTGTATCGCTCATGTCTCAGGAGAACAACCAACAGTAA
- the miaA gene encoding tRNA (adenosine(37)-N6)-dimethylallyltransferase MiaA yields MTLQQRERLVVIIGPTAVGKTQLSLELAEQFDGEIISGDSMQVYRGMDIGTAKAEPEELASIPHHLIDIKNPDEEYSVAMFQESAAGLISDINQRGRLPFIVGGTGLYIESVTHRFQFSTTSQDPELRDRLQRLADSEGVEALHARLADVDPITAERLHPNDVKRVIRALEIYESSGYKMSDFQLRAKHSPYDLVMIGLTMDRAKLYERINHRVELMIEAGLVEEVRGLLDAGYDASLVSMQGLGYKELIPYLYGEITLEKAVNDIQQRTRHFAKRQLSWFRRMEEIHWFDMTDSAEQRNNVETIKRILAGKFQQLPNI; encoded by the coding sequence GTGACCTTGCAACAGAGAGAAAGGCTAGTTGTAATTATTGGCCCAACAGCGGTCGGCAAAACCCAGCTTAGTCTGGAGCTGGCCGAACAGTTCGACGGTGAGATTATTTCCGGAGATTCCATGCAAGTATACCGTGGGATGGATATCGGCACCGCAAAAGCAGAACCTGAGGAGCTTGCGAGCATACCGCATCACCTCATTGATATTAAAAATCCAGACGAGGAATACTCTGTTGCGATGTTTCAGGAAAGTGCCGCAGGGTTGATTTCAGACATCAACCAACGTGGCAGACTTCCGTTTATCGTCGGCGGGACAGGTCTGTACATAGAATCGGTTACTCATCGATTTCAGTTTTCCACCACTTCTCAAGACCCTGAGCTGCGTGATCGACTGCAAAGATTGGCTGACAGTGAAGGTGTGGAAGCACTACACGCCCGATTGGCCGATGTCGATCCGATTACAGCGGAACGATTGCATCCCAATGATGTAAAGCGGGTGATTCGCGCATTGGAGATTTATGAAAGCAGCGGGTACAAAATGTCCGACTTTCAGCTCCGGGCGAAGCATTCACCCTATGATTTGGTGATGATTGGTCTCACGATGGACCGCGCAAAGCTGTATGAACGAATCAACCACCGGGTCGAACTCATGATCGAAGCGGGACTGGTTGAGGAAGTGAGGGGGCTCTTGGATGCTGGTTACGACGCGTCACTGGTCTCTATGCAAGGCTTAGGGTATAAGGAGCTCATCCCTTACCTGTATGGAGAAATCACGCTAGAAAAAGCGGTGAACGACATACAGCAGCGAACGCGACATTTTGCCAAACGCCAGCTTTCCTGGTTCCGGCGCATGGAAGAAATTCATTGGTTTGACATGACCGATTCAGCCGAACAGAGGAATAACGTGGAAACTATCAAGCGAATATTGGCAGGAAAGTTTCAACAATTGCCGAATATATAA
- a CDS encoding class I SAM-dependent methyltransferase has translation MIVTTGLEPGEETLRHAAELASTLGLQVVNRRDFSLGQMRKRYGVEEVLVVSALGARLEVPGKKPFFFHPNTSAFRIKRLMRGDTDTMLVACQIHPGDKVLDATLGLGADAIVFSHATGANGKVVGIESERLLAILVEDGLRHWSSDAEELEQAMRRIEVRCGNHLEVLRGLPTRSFDVVYFDPMFEITVQSSSGIAGVRELANPEALSEEAVLEAQRVARKRVVMKEGKEGRMYERFGFTPFRSRGQQVVYSYKEIGGGE, from the coding sequence GTGATTGTTACGACAGGACTTGAGCCGGGTGAAGAAACCTTGCGTCACGCAGCTGAATTGGCTAGTACATTGGGGCTACAAGTTGTGAATCGACGCGATTTTTCATTGGGTCAAATGCGCAAGCGATATGGGGTAGAAGAAGTGTTGGTGGTTTCCGCTCTCGGAGCACGTCTGGAAGTGCCGGGGAAAAAACCATTCTTTTTTCATCCGAACACATCTGCTTTTCGTATAAAGCGGCTCATGCGCGGCGATACTGATACTATGCTTGTTGCTTGCCAAATTCATCCAGGGGATAAAGTGCTGGACGCCACCTTGGGTCTGGGTGCTGATGCGATTGTGTTTTCTCATGCGACTGGTGCAAATGGGAAAGTTGTTGGCATCGAATCTGAGCGATTGCTAGCCATCTTGGTAGAAGATGGACTGCGGCACTGGTCATCCGATGCGGAAGAATTGGAGCAAGCGATGCGTCGTATTGAGGTACGATGTGGCAACCATCTAGAAGTACTGAGAGGACTGCCCACCCGTTCCTTCGACGTCGTTTATTTCGATCCTATGTTCGAGATAACTGTACAAAGCTCGTCGGGGATCGCTGGAGTCCGTGAGCTCGCCAATCCAGAGGCTCTTTCCGAGGAGGCTGTTTTGGAAGCGCAGCGTGTTGCGAGAAAACGTGTGGTAATGAAAGAAGGAAAAGAAGGTAGGATGTACGAGCGCTTTGGCTTTACGCCGTTTCGCTCCCGCGGCCAGCAGGTCGTGTACAGCTACAAAGAGATAGGTGGAGGGGAGTGA
- a CDS encoding globin-coupled sensor protein, with amino-acid sequence MIALDNKWNSLRVFYGLTKEDLDLLYSHKEFFSTHSKEIVDCFYEELEKHPNLDQLIRTNVTMDQLKNMQIWYIETLSSHVIDEEYVNSRKRIGTTHARIGLSASWFLGGYSLYLRLFSERIQSLENSAAFFQALFKRVFFDSAIILEQYIGDTMRENVSYRLNMEQMAVELTATTQEALRISSVFTDSATKLYEYNGEIAHSMNVLKEQNEEIEKLSGFVADVSTQTNLLGLNAAIEAARAGEHGRGFTVVANEVRKLADKSNASSKDIYQSLQNINNQLLKIDQQVSLSTVSAEQLDTTSEQLFSIIHKLDEISRRLQNKH; translated from the coding sequence ATGATTGCATTGGATAATAAATGGAATTCACTTAGGGTGTTCTACGGCCTAACAAAAGAAGACTTAGACCTCTTGTATTCACACAAAGAGTTCTTCAGCACTCACTCAAAAGAAATCGTAGATTGTTTTTATGAAGAATTGGAAAAACATCCTAACTTGGATCAATTGATTCGTACAAATGTAACAATGGACCAATTAAAGAACATGCAGATTTGGTATATCGAAACACTTTCTTCTCATGTTATTGATGAAGAATATGTAAACAGCCGAAAACGAATTGGAACAACCCATGCGAGAATTGGATTGTCTGCTTCTTGGTTTTTGGGTGGATACTCACTGTATTTACGTCTTTTTTCAGAAAGAATTCAATCGCTAGAAAACTCAGCTGCATTTTTTCAGGCTCTTTTCAAAAGAGTTTTTTTTGATTCTGCAATTATTCTTGAACAGTATATCGGTGACACGATGCGTGAAAATGTAAGCTACCGCCTCAATATGGAGCAAATGGCAGTCGAATTGACAGCTACAACCCAGGAAGCGCTTAGAATCTCTTCCGTCTTCACCGACTCCGCAACCAAACTATATGAATACAATGGTGAGATCGCTCATTCCATGAATGTGTTAAAGGAGCAGAATGAGGAGATTGAGAAACTCAGTGGCTTCGTAGCAGATGTTTCTACACAAACCAATCTTCTAGGCCTTAATGCTGCGATTGAAGCTGCTAGAGCTGGAGAGCACGGACGTGGCTTTACCGTTGTTGCTAATGAAGTACGTAAATTAGCCGATAAATCAAATGCCTCATCTAAAGACATTTATCAATCCCTACAGAACATTAACAATCAATTACTTAAAATTGATCAACAGGTCTCATTATCAACGGTTTCCGCTGAGCAATTAGATACTACTTCCGAGCAATTATTTTCTATCATCCATAAACTAGATGAAATTTCTCGTCGTCTTCAGAATAAACACTAA
- a CDS encoding aminoglycoside phosphotransferase family protein — MKKISEGRTAEVFAQDQEKILKLYRDGFPMEAVKYEYEVNRIVAFLEIPAPRAYDLIDFDHKKGIVFERIEGSTLLRMGVQFPNELDCLTKEFAELHYRIHKYELDVERIGGSSVLNQKEVLARNVQNASQLSSEVKHEIIEYLKNLPDGNRLCHGDFHPENVMIGERNWVIDWMTGMIGNPAGDVARTLLLFRFGTLPDEAPSSVKDALELMRDKINGVYLEQYLSYSGLQFSDIDEWMLPIAAARLSEWIPNEEKALLLNLIEERLK; from the coding sequence TTGAAAAAGATTAGCGAGGGTCGAACAGCCGAAGTATTTGCTCAAGATCAGGAGAAGATATTAAAGCTTTATAGGGACGGATTTCCAATGGAAGCGGTGAAATATGAATATGAAGTAAATCGGATTGTGGCCTTCCTTGAAATTCCTGCTCCAAGAGCGTACGATTTGATTGACTTTGATCATAAGAAGGGTATTGTGTTCGAAAGGATTGAGGGCTCAACACTGCTTCGTATGGGTGTTCAGTTTCCTAACGAACTCGATTGCTTGACTAAAGAGTTTGCTGAACTACATTATCGCATACATAAATATGAACTTGATGTGGAACGAATTGGAGGATCATCCGTCCTTAATCAGAAAGAGGTCTTGGCTCGTAACGTTCAGAACGCTTCCCAACTATCTAGCGAAGTGAAGCATGAGATCATTGAATATTTGAAAAATCTACCGGATGGAAACCGTCTATGCCATGGTGATTTTCATCCAGAAAATGTTATGATCGGTGAGCGTAACTGGGTAATAGATTGGATGACAGGGATGATCGGTAATCCTGCTGGTGATGTCGCTCGAACTTTGCTATTATTCCGTTTTGGTACGCTGCCTGATGAGGCTCCAAGTAGCGTTAAAGATGCACTTGAACTGATGAGAGATAAAATAAACGGAGTATACTTGGAACAATATCTTTCATATTCTGGTCTGCAGTTCAGTGACATTGATGAGTGGATGTTACCGATTGCAGCGGCTAGACTATCGGAATGGATTCCTAACGAAGAGAAAGCACTACTGTTAAACTTAATCGAAGAACGATTGAAGTAA